The Urocitellus parryii isolate mUroPar1 chromosome 6, mUroPar1.hap1, whole genome shotgun sequence genome includes a window with the following:
- the LOC144255428 gene encoding granzyme B-like: MKPLLLLLVFLLCPRTEAGKIIGGREAVPHSHPYMALLRIKTLTKTKRCGGFLVREDFVLTAAHCWKRSITVILGAHNIKDNERTQQIIPVKKALPHPDYNSNYFNDIMLLQLEKKAKLTAEVSLLKLPSRKSQVTPGMVCTVAGWGLIGQNTSTTKLHEVQLEIQKDKECLSRFKILYNSAIQMCVGNPKENKTSFKGDSGGPLVCKNVAQGIVSFGKKKGIPPRVYTRISSFRLWIEKTMKSFKLQGPD, encoded by the exons ATGAAGCCACTCCTGCTCCTGTTGGTCTTTCTTCTGTGCCCAAGGACAGAGGCAG GGAAAATCATCGGGGGCCGGGAAGCTGTGCCTCATTCCCATCCCTACATGGCACTTCTTCGGATCAAGACTCTAACTAAAACAAAACGATGTGGGGGTTTCCTTGTACGTGAGGACTTTGTCCTGACAGCAGCCCACTGCTGGAAAAG ATCCATCACTGTCATCCTGGGGGCCCACAACATCAAAGACAATGAGAGGACCCAGCAGATCATCCCTGTAAAAAAAGCCCTCCCCCACCCAGATTACAACAGCAACTATTTCAATGACATCATGTTACTGCAG TTGGAAAAGAAGGCCAAGCTGACTGCTGAGGTGAGCCTCCTCAAATTACCCTCAAGAAAATCCCAGGTTACACCAGGGATGGTGTGCACTGTGGCTGGATGGGGACTCATTGGCCAAAATACATCCACAACAAAACTGCATGAGGTACAGCTTGAAATCCAAAAGGACAAGGAATGTCTCTCTCGTTTCAAAATATTATACAACTCCGCCATCCAGATGTGTGTGGGGAATCCAAAGGAGAACAAGACTTCTTTTAAG GGAGACTCTGGGGGGCCCCTTGTGTGTAAAAATGTGGCCCAGGGCATTGTGTCCTTTGGGAAAAAGAAGGGGATACCTCCACGTGTCTACACCAGAATCTCAAGCTTTAGGCTCTGGAttgaaaaaacaatgaaatcctTCAAACTCCAGGGACCAGACTGA